The following are encoded together in the Iodobacter fluviatilis genome:
- a CDS encoding PhzF family phenazine biosynthesis protein, with translation MPTYSYCLVNVFAEDFFAGNQLAVFTNATGLDEATMQLLATQLNLSETTFVFPSQVASAKVKIFTPTNEMAFAGHPSLGTAVVIRDGRTEVSLELKAGIIPLRFNGDIATLTANPATHRAGPLASDLSQALGLPLSAFSEPAQFVDSGTEQLIVPLKTVDDVMACQPAAQFFRDVVLQGRNRDGTLVWAWQNGEIVARYFWTKHGQVMEDNGTGSACANLGAYLLKQGVQLPFAATMIQGHKVGRLAHLRLSITVDRQVEVGGRVVNIGRGEFDL, from the coding sequence ATGCCTACTTATTCATACTGTTTAGTCAATGTCTTTGCTGAGGATTTTTTTGCAGGTAATCAGCTTGCTGTGTTTACCAATGCTACGGGGCTGGATGAGGCCACAATGCAATTGTTGGCGACTCAGCTTAATTTATCCGAAACCACCTTTGTTTTCCCATCTCAAGTGGCCAGTGCCAAAGTTAAAATCTTTACCCCAACCAATGAAATGGCTTTTGCTGGCCACCCTAGTTTAGGTACGGCAGTGGTGATTAGGGATGGGCGTACTGAGGTTTCTTTAGAATTAAAAGCGGGGATTATTCCGCTACGTTTTAATGGGGATATCGCGACCTTAACGGCGAATCCGGCCACACACCGTGCTGGCCCACTTGCATCAGATTTATCACAAGCACTGGGTTTGCCCTTGAGTGCCTTTAGCGAACCGGCTCAATTTGTAGATAGCGGCACCGAGCAGCTGATCGTGCCTTTAAAAACGGTTGATGATGTTATGGCATGCCAGCCTGCAGCACAGTTTTTTAGGGATGTGGTGCTGCAAGGCCGCAATCGTGATGGCACCTTGGTTTGGGCTTGGCAAAATGGCGAAATTGTCGCCCGTTATTTTTGGACGAAGCACGGGCAGGTCATGGAAGACAACGGTACTGGCTCCGCCTGCGCTAATTTGGGGGCTTATTTACTTAAGCAAGGCGTGCAGCTGCCTTTTGCGGCAACCATGATACAAGGGCATAAAGTGGGCCGATTAGCGCATTTACGTTTGAGTATTACGGTGGATCGTCAAGTAGAGGTCGGTGGGCGGGTTGTGAATATCGGGCGAGGAGAGTTTGATCTTTAG